One Trichoderma atroviride chromosome 7, complete sequence DNA segment encodes these proteins:
- a CDS encoding uncharacterized protein (EggNog:ENOG41), with protein MFGFKPEEKGTSPGDKYFRKVLGVYQRMNDALYGKVNYPPGGFSGLHEKPLWMCGDASWKWHTKEMNDPSITPTKPLYLSRPNIFTTATGAWIYGKRFITNGDSRSVGICRPRVWAVTRVPEDFITFCDSYFSAEVSRSESPVDGRNSVVVGKKLDDFGVFAASRIMFHELVHWYGSEIVNKEVNRLEDEQAVSKEGELIWSFENAAGEIELTTTKKGDDEAYTALSTYGYVRCSRLARSHPGSEFAGNSGPSQATKTAETYAYFAMMAYLDNFDWSGDGKAKEINWQA; from the exons ATGTTTGGCTTCAAaccagaagaaaaaggaacgaGCCCAGGAGATAAATATTTTAGAAAGGTCTTGG GTGTCTATCAACGGATGAATGATGCTCTATATGGTAAAGTGAATTACCCGCCAGGCGGTTTCTCGGGCCTCCACGAGAAGCCGCTCTGGATGTGCGGCGACGCATCATGGAAGTGGCACACTAAAGAAATGAACGATCCATCTATTACCCCGACGAAACCGCTATATCTATCGAGACCCAATATCTTCACGACAGCTACGGGAGCTTGGATATACGGAAAAAGGTTTATCACCAACGGTGACTCTAGAAGCGTCGGCATCTGCCGTCCTAGAGTTTGGGCCGTCACTCGAGTTCCGGAAGACTTCATCACATTCTGCGATTCATATTTTTCGGCCGAAGTATCCAGATCCGAATCGCCGGTGGATGGAAGGAATAGCGTTGTGGTAGGGAAAAAATTAGATGATTTCGGGGTGTTTGCAGCTTCTCGTATCATGTTTCATGAGCTCGTGCATTGGTACGGATCTGAGATCGTAAACAAGGAAGTGAATCGAC TTGAGGATGAACAGGCCGTTTCAAAAGAGGGAGAGTTAATCTGGTCGTTCGAGAACGCGGCAGGAGAGATTGAACTCACTACTACCAAAaagggcgatgatgaggcgTATACGGCATTGTCAACTT ATGGTTATGTACGATGCTCTAGATTGGCACGTAGCCACCCCGGTAGTGAGTTTGCTGGGAATTCAGGACCATCACAAGCGACAAAAACCGCCGAGACATATGCTTActttgccatgatggc GTATTTGGATAATTTTGATTGGTCCGGGGATGGAAAAGCGAAGGAAATTAATTGGCAAGCATAA
- a CDS encoding uncharacterized protein (EggNog:ENOG41) produces the protein MNGISPQAESTTSIVRLLFQSVHKDKIEASEQWFAATDRLKQEPDLGFVTIGYSIADEADIVLFISWDYAAKPSASFLSGDVDHIFSPLSGFFAKKPQLICDVCSVIGRQSKNSFTTMDNSWPNGMTELMTVRGPANATESTMSKIFEETRGYINAIYTGMDFYNIHASKRTLFGSCLYRLSGEYARDGIDSEENIDYATFILLLDWFSPSRRAEVQDPDIPERAIPAFLQEFYGNNWWQKQVVQPLEEVGATISSFLYRGDIARDREGLLLISKFEVWLQVGLMDDDSLAQFERQLAEKNQQQQ, from the coding sequence ATGAATGGTATCAGTCCTCAGGCGGAGAGCACCACTAGCATAGTGCGCTTGCTCTTCCAGTCCGTTCATAAAGACAAAATCGAAGCTTCCGAGCAATGGTTCGCTGCAACGGATAGGCTAAAGCAAGAGCCCGATTTAGGATTTGTCACCATAGGGTATTCAATCGCTGACGAAGCCGACATCGTCCTTTTCATCTCCTGGGACTATGCTGCGAAACCATCGGCTAGCTTTCTATCGGGAGATGTTGATCACATCTTTTCGCCCCTCAGCGGATTTTTCGCAAAGAAACCCCAGTTAATCTGTGACGTCTGTAGCGTTATAGGAAGACAATCCAAAAACTCTTTCACAACAATGGATAATTCATGGCCCAACGGCATGACCGAATTGATGACGGTGCGCGGGCCAGCTAATGCAACTGAATCAACGATGAGCAAGATTTTCGAAGAAACCAGGGGTTACATAAACGCCATATATACTGGAATGGATTTTTATAACATACATGCATCCAAGCGAACCCTTTTTGGCAGCTGTCTCTATCGCTTGAGCGGCGAGTATGCCAGGGATGGCATAGATAGCGAGGAGAATATCGACTATGCTaccttcattcttcttcttgactGGTTCAGCCCTTCAAGGCGAGCCGAGGTTCAAGATCCTGATATTCCCGAGCGTGCGATACCGGCTTTCCTTCAGGAGTTCTATGGCAACAACTGGTGGCAAAAACAAGTGGTACAGCCGCTTGAGGAAGTGGGTGCCACTATTTCATCCTTCCTTTACAGGGGAGATATTGCCCGTGACCGGGAGGGATTACTACTTATAAGCAAATTCGAAGTTTGGTTACAGGTTGGGCTCATGGACGATGACTCGCTTGCCCAGTTTGAGAGACAACTGGCAGAAAagaaccagcagcagcagtag